One genomic region from Bacillus aquiflavi encodes:
- the smc gene encoding chromosome segregation protein SMC, whose translation MFLKRLEIIGFKSFAKRTEIDFVPGVTAVVGPNGSGKSNITDAIRWVLGEQSVKSLRGAKMEDIIFSGSDSRKGLNFAEVTLILQNDDQFLPVDFHEVSVTRRVYRTGESEFYINKQPCRLKDIVDLFLDSGLGREAFSIISQGKVEEILNSKAEDRRTIFEEAAGVLKYKNRKKTAETKLTETQDNLNRVNDILHELEAQVEPLKRQASIANEYIEKKAGLEKIEVALTVVEIEDLHQRWEQLSKQLDDYIDQEVKLSATIHMKEARTEELRTQMSVLDESINSLQTALLNVSEELEKLEGRKQVLKERKKNAVQNKDQLEKTIHSISEKISLFYKQKQEQQLTANSLEEEIALLKKELDEKNKQLALFSENIEEQIDSLKSDYIEQLNKQANAKNELHYLHQQIEQLSIRSSKLDNENKKYLHERKEINGQRKELQQSLERLQCQLQEQVIVYKKEQHELELLKNRYQKQETNLYKAYQFLQQTKSRKEMLEELEEDYAGFYQGVREILKARKSKLIGIHGAIAELIQVPKAYKIAIETALGGAMQHIVVETEKDARKAIQYLQHNSFGRATFLPLSVIKEKTLTSMQFQMITNHPSFIGIANKLIQYDKQFASVVSNLLGTVVITNDLKGANDLAKLLNYRSRIVTLDGNVVNPGGSMTGGALKQQSSSLLSRKVELKDIKDKLVGMEEKTAKLEDDVKTLKKDVQAQEQKIESLRKNGEELRLQEQSCKGKIREIEIEQRNINERLTLYDLEKGQFHDDIQTMESRRLELAATLSQTEKEIAYLDNQITLLTAQKNNNLTTKEELSTKAADLKVHLTAKKEQLNHCRERIDQLSAEIRENEEKVSVYKEDLQYLCDEMKNSSSGENSLEDTAAKKKKRHDKNATIQQISSRRQERFDIQVELEQLELEVKELKRQHKGMIQILKDEEVKLNRLDVELDNKLAHLREEYLLTFEGAKEQYPLTMEVEKARQKVKLIKLSIDELGTVNLGAIDEYNRVSERFEFLLAQKNDLEEAKDTLFQVIDEMDEEVKKRFVQTFSDIRLHFEAVFQTLFGGGRADLQLTDPNNLLTTGVEIVAQPPGKKLQNLSLLSGGERALTAIVLLFSILKVRPVPFCVLDEVEAALDEANVQRFSQYLKRYSSETQFIVITHRKGTMEEADVLYGITMQESGVSKLVSVRLEDTKELVKSS comes from the coding sequence ATGTTCCTCAAACGATTAGAGATTATTGGATTTAAATCATTTGCCAAACGGACCGAAATTGATTTTGTTCCGGGTGTGACAGCTGTAGTTGGACCTAATGGAAGCGGGAAAAGTAACATAACTGATGCGATTCGCTGGGTGCTTGGTGAACAATCAGTAAAGTCACTTCGCGGTGCAAAGATGGAGGACATCATTTTCTCTGGCAGTGATTCAAGAAAAGGTTTAAATTTTGCTGAAGTCACATTAATTTTACAAAATGATGATCAATTTTTGCCAGTTGATTTTCACGAAGTAAGTGTGACAAGAAGAGTGTATCGCACTGGTGAGAGTGAATTTTATATAAATAAACAACCATGTCGACTGAAAGATATTGTCGATTTATTTTTAGATTCTGGACTCGGAAGAGAAGCGTTCTCGATTATAAGTCAAGGAAAGGTGGAAGAAATACTTAATAGTAAGGCAGAAGACAGACGGACTATTTTTGAAGAGGCGGCTGGAGTATTAAAATATAAAAATCGCAAAAAAACAGCGGAAACAAAGCTTACAGAAACACAAGATAATCTCAATCGCGTAAATGATATTTTACATGAATTAGAGGCTCAAGTAGAACCATTAAAAAGACAGGCATCGATTGCAAATGAATATATAGAGAAGAAAGCTGGGCTTGAAAAAATTGAAGTAGCACTTACAGTCGTTGAGATTGAAGATTTACATCAACGTTGGGAACAGCTTTCTAAACAGTTGGACGATTATATCGATCAAGAAGTGAAGCTTTCGGCGACTATACATATGAAAGAAGCAAGAACAGAAGAACTTCGTACACAAATGTCTGTACTTGATGAATCGATTAATAGCTTGCAAACAGCATTATTAAACGTAAGTGAGGAGCTTGAAAAGCTTGAAGGCCGCAAACAAGTATTAAAGGAACGTAAAAAGAATGCAGTTCAAAATAAAGATCAATTAGAGAAAACAATTCATTCTATTTCAGAAAAAATCTCCTTATTTTACAAGCAAAAGCAAGAACAACAATTAACAGCTAACAGTCTTGAGGAAGAAATCGCATTACTTAAAAAAGAGCTTGACGAAAAGAATAAACAGCTGGCTTTATTTAGTGAAAATATTGAAGAACAAATTGACTCATTAAAGAGTGACTACATTGAGCAATTAAACAAACAAGCAAATGCTAAAAATGAATTACATTATTTACATCAACAAATTGAACAGCTGAGCATTCGGAGTTCAAAATTAGATAATGAAAATAAAAAATATCTTCACGAACGAAAAGAAATAAATGGACAAAGAAAAGAACTGCAGCAGTCACTTGAAAGGCTACAGTGTCAGCTTCAGGAACAAGTAATCGTATATAAAAAAGAACAACATGAGCTTGAGTTGCTTAAAAATCGCTATCAAAAACAGGAAACAAACTTATATAAAGCATATCAATTTCTGCAGCAAACAAAATCAAGAAAGGAAATGCTTGAGGAATTAGAAGAAGACTATGCAGGTTTTTATCAAGGTGTCAGAGAAATATTAAAAGCAAGAAAAAGTAAGTTAATAGGGATACATGGTGCGATTGCTGAACTAATTCAAGTACCAAAAGCATACAAAATCGCAATTGAAACCGCACTAGGCGGTGCGATGCAGCATATAGTCGTTGAAACGGAGAAAGACGCGAGAAAAGCAATTCAATATTTACAACACAATTCCTTTGGAAGAGCAACATTTTTACCGTTGTCTGTTATAAAAGAAAAAACGTTGACTAGCATGCAATTCCAAATGATCACAAACCACCCTTCCTTTATTGGGATCGCTAATAAGCTTATTCAATACGATAAGCAGTTTGCATCCGTTGTGTCGAACCTGCTTGGAACAGTCGTGATTACAAATGATCTAAAAGGCGCAAATGATTTAGCGAAACTTCTCAATTATCGAAGTAGAATTGTTACATTAGACGGGAACGTTGTAAACCCAGGTGGATCGATGACAGGTGGAGCATTAAAACAACAATCCTCTTCACTTCTTAGCCGTAAAGTTGAGTTAAAAGATATCAAAGACAAGCTAGTTGGGATGGAAGAAAAAACCGCTAAGCTAGAAGACGATGTGAAAACATTAAAAAAAGATGTTCAAGCACAAGAGCAAAAGATTGAGTCTTTGCGTAAAAATGGTGAGGAGCTTAGATTGCAGGAGCAATCATGTAAAGGCAAGATACGAGAAATAGAGATCGAACAACGAAATATAAATGAACGTCTTACTTTATATGATTTAGAAAAAGGACAATTTCATGATGACATACAGACAATGGAAAGCCGTCGCCTGGAATTGGCAGCAACACTTTCGCAAACTGAAAAAGAAATTGCTTACCTTGACAATCAAATCACCTTATTAACAGCTCAAAAAAATAATAATTTAACGACTAAAGAAGAGCTTTCAACAAAAGCGGCTGATTTAAAAGTTCACTTAACGGCAAAAAAAGAACAGTTAAATCATTGTCGTGAACGAATTGACCAATTATCTGCCGAAATAAGAGAAAATGAAGAAAAAGTATCTGTTTATAAAGAGGATTTACAATACTTATGTGATGAAATGAAAAATAGTTCATCCGGTGAAAACTCCTTAGAAGATACAGCGGCGAAAAAAAAAAAACGACATGATAAAAATGCTACAATACAGCAAATATCTTCCAGGAGACAAGAACGATTCGACATTCAAGTCGAACTTGAGCAACTTGAACTTGAAGTAAAAGAATTAAAGCGTCAACATAAAGGAATGATTCAAATTTTAAAAGATGAAGAAGTAAAGCTGAATCGTTTAGACGTTGAACTCGATAACAAACTCGCACATCTTAGGGAAGAATATTTACTAACGTTTGAAGGAGCAAAAGAACAATACCCATTAACAATGGAAGTAGAAAAAGCACGGCAAAAAGTAAAATTAATTAAGCTTTCAATCGACGAACTTGGAACCGTTAATCTCGGGGCAATTGATGAATATAACAGAGTATCGGAACGATTTGAATTTTTACTTGCTCAAAAAAATGATTTGGAAGAAGCGAAAGATACATTATTTCAAGTGATCGATGAGATGGATGAGGAAGTAAAAAAACGGTTTGTGCAAACATTTTCTGATATACGCCTTCACTTTGAAGCTGTTTTTCAAACTTTATTTGGAGGTGGAAGGGCTGATTTACAATTAACAGATCCTAATAATTTATTAACGACAGGTGTTGAAATCGTTGCACAACCTCCTGGTAAGAAACTGCAAAATTTAAGCCTATTGTCAGGAGGAGAACGTGCATTAACGGCAATTGTCCTTCTGTTCTCTATATTAAAGGTTCGTCCTGTCCCATTTTGTGTTCTAGATGAGGTTGAGGCAGCACTTGATGAAGCAAACGTTCAAAGATTTAGTCAATATTTAAAACGCTATAGTTCTGAAACTCAATTTATTGTCATTACACACCGAAAAGGGACGATGGAAGAAGCGGATGTTCTGTATGGGATAACCATGCAGGAGTCTGGTGTCTCTAAATTAGTCTCTGTCCGTCTTGAAGACACAAAAGAACTTGTAAAATCATCATAA
- the ftsY gene encoding signal recognition particle-docking protein FtsY yields MIFFKRLKEKISQQADHITEKFKEGLTKTREGFADKVNHLIAKYRKIDEDFFEELEEILISADVGFETVMELIDELKMEVKRRNIQDPKEIQDVISEKLVEIYQAGEEGSTQINIQDDKLTVILFVGVNGVGKTTTIGKLAYKYKNEGKNVLLAAGDTFRAGAIEQLEVWGERVGVEVIKQGAGSDPAAVMYDAIQAARARNADILLCDTAGRLQNKVNLMKELEKIKRVIEREIPGAPHEVLLVLDATTGQNAMVQAKTFKEATDVSGIVLTKLDGTAKGGIVLAIRNELHIPVKFVGLGEKMDDLQQFDAEQYVYGLFANLVEEDHIN; encoded by the coding sequence ATGATTTTTTTTAAACGGTTAAAGGAAAAGATTTCACAACAGGCAGATCATATTACAGAAAAGTTTAAAGAAGGATTAACGAAAACTCGAGAAGGCTTTGCAGATAAAGTAAATCATCTTATCGCAAAGTATCGGAAAATAGACGAGGATTTCTTTGAAGAACTTGAAGAGATTTTAATTAGCGCTGATGTTGGATTTGAAACAGTGATGGAGTTAATCGATGAGCTAAAAATGGAAGTAAAGCGCCGTAATATTCAAGATCCAAAAGAAATCCAGGATGTGATATCTGAAAAGCTTGTTGAGATTTATCAAGCGGGAGAAGAGGGATCAACACAGATAAATATTCAGGATGACAAACTAACTGTTATTTTATTTGTTGGTGTTAACGGCGTAGGTAAGACGACAACAATCGGCAAGCTCGCTTACAAATACAAAAACGAAGGTAAAAATGTACTATTAGCGGCAGGTGATACTTTTCGTGCAGGCGCCATAGAGCAATTAGAAGTTTGGGGAGAACGCGTTGGTGTAGAAGTCATTAAGCAAGGGGCAGGTTCAGACCCAGCTGCTGTCATGTACGATGCGATTCAAGCAGCTCGTGCCCGTAATGCAGACATCCTTCTTTGCGATACTGCTGGAAGGTTGCAAAATAAAGTGAACTTAATGAAAGAGCTGGAGAAAATCAAACGGGTTATAGAAAGAGAGATTCCGGGCGCCCCTCACGAAGTTTTGCTCGTTTTAGACGCAACAACCGGGCAAAATGCAATGGTACAAGCAAAGACATTTAAAGAAGCAACGGATGTAAGCGGAATTGTGTTAACTAAGCTCGATGGAACGGCAAAAGGAGGTATCGTCCTTGCGATCCGCAATGAACTTCACATTCCCGTGAAATTTGTTGGCTTAGGTGAGAAAATGGACGATCTTCAACAATTTGATGCAGAACAATACGTATACGGTTTGTTTGCGAATTTAGTTGAAGAAGATCATATCAATTGA
- a CDS encoding DUF4176 domain-containing protein — MIAYVFFSKKYLPIGSVVGLQKDARRLLVVGRQLYSETNQIIRDYAAVEYPNGFIDAKEKFIMFNHADIAVVYHYGYVDEKEMQLETLIIEAESTDNRGADDGDFSV; from the coding sequence GTGATTGCTTATGTTTTTTTTTCGAAAAAATATCTTCCTATAGGAAGTGTTGTTGGCTTACAAAAGGATGCAAGACGTCTATTAGTAGTTGGAAGACAATTATATTCTGAAACAAATCAGATCATAAGAGATTATGCAGCTGTAGAATATCCGAATGGGTTTATCGATGCAAAAGAGAAATTTATTATGTTTAATCATGCGGATATCGCAGTTGTCTATCATTACGGTTATGTCGATGAAAAGGAAATGCAATTAGAAACATTAATAATCGAGGCAGAGAGTACGGATAACAGAGGTGCGGATGATGGGGATTTTTCAGTTTAA
- a CDS encoding alpha/beta hydrolase: MRQALNDITRLYNSVNNVKGDFSGFKNVSVYVHGIESNGKQFLESAKKAAQPGDVIMREMRNGKKEYFIVYKDKSGDKVINKDSITFDQLKTENAYKFRKGRLHIVYDTEHKNEHRQETSDDVAKRLTEMGLVNEATKIDLFAHSYGGRRFFQFAMDYPDQVRSITTIGTPYDKNTMGKLGNNVSILRWKWVQKLVDKEPTQYSGYVDPNPENRRVDKGIEHSNVYTDMTSEALSEEMTYLKAANPEVYRKLEEMDITAVAGYDVKVRATSLPTYSYTGGRVDIEQSSNDGAVSIQSQQAESLGALIDQRLSYKVDGGAVRLTKPPHIYEIENEEFIELIKKVNKTQQE, encoded by the coding sequence TTGCGCCAAGCATTAAATGACATTACACGATTATACAACTCAGTAAACAATGTAAAAGGCGACTTTTCTGGCTTTAAAAATGTGTCAGTCTATGTGCATGGGATCGAATCGAATGGAAAGCAATTTCTTGAAAGTGCTAAGAAAGCGGCTCAACCAGGCGATGTAATTATGCGTGAAATGAGAAATGGGAAAAAAGAGTATTTTATTGTTTATAAGGACAAATCTGGAGACAAGGTAATAAATAAGGATTCGATAACTTTTGATCAATTAAAAACAGAAAATGCCTATAAATTTAGAAAAGGACGTCTCCACATCGTTTACGACACTGAACATAAAAACGAACACCGTCAAGAAACGAGTGACGATGTAGCGAAAAGATTGACGGAAATGGGATTAGTGAACGAAGCGACAAAAATTGATTTGTTTGCCCATAGTTATGGTGGGCGAAGGTTTTTCCAATTTGCGATGGACTACCCTGATCAAGTGCGAAGCATAACGACAATTGGGACACCGTACGATAAAAATACGATGGGCAAGCTCGGGAATAACGTCTCCATTTTACGCTGGAAATGGGTACAGAAATTAGTTGATAAAGAGCCAACTCAATATAGTGGATATGTAGATCCAAATCCAGAAAATAGACGAGTAGATAAAGGAATCGAACATAGTAATGTTTATACTGATATGACGAGCGAAGCGTTAAGCGAGGAGATGACTTATTTGAAAGCGGCAAATCCAGAAGTGTATCGAAAACTGGAAGAAATGGATATAACCGCAGTGGCAGGATATGATGTCAAAGTCCGGGCTACGAGTCTCCCTACTTATTCTTATACTGGAGGACGAGTAGATATAGAGCAATCATCAAATGATGGTGCTGTCTCAATACAAAGTCAACAAGCGGAATCGTTAGGAGCGTTAATTGATCAGCGTTTATCATATAAAGTGGATGGAGGAGCGGTTCGCCTTACGAAGCCGCCTCATATTTATGAAATAGAGAATGAGGAGTTTATCGAATTAATTAAAAAAGTAAATAAAACACAACAAGAGTAA
- a CDS encoding alpha/beta hydrolase, with translation MIDDIDYIQQVYRELKAEVDEVEMEFENTVRVYRSPLRQALNDITRLYNSVNNVKGDFSGFKNVSVYVHGIESNGEQFLESAKKAAQPGDVIMREMRKGKNEYFVVNEDGGIKKIAEFEKLRLKKEFKNKQGRLHIVYDTEHKNEHRQETSDDVAKRLTEMGLVNEATKIDLFAHSYGGRRFFQFAMDYPDQVRSITTIGTPYDKNTMGKLGNNVSILRWKWVQKLVDKEPTQYSGYVDPNPENRRVDKGIEHSNVYTDMTSEALSEEMTYLKAANPEVYRKLEEMDITAVAGYDVKVQATSLPTYSYTGGRVDVEQSSNDGAVSIQSQQAESLGALIDQRLSYKVDGGAVRLTKPPHIYEIENEEFIELIKKVNKNTTRVSKGG, from the coding sequence ATGATAGATGATATAGACTACATTCAACAAGTATATCGAGAACTAAAAGCCGAAGTAGATGAAGTGGAAATGGAGTTTGAAAATACAGTCCGTGTATACCGCTCACCTTTGCGCCAAGCATTAAATGACATTACACGATTATACAACTCAGTAAACAATGTAAAAGGCGACTTTTCTGGCTTTAAAAATGTCTCAGTCTATGTGCACGGGATCGAATCGAATGGAGAGCAATTTCTTGAAAGTGCTAAGAAAGCGGCTCAACCAGGCGATGTAATTATGCGTGAAATGAGGAAAGGGAAGAATGAATATTTTGTAGTAAATGAAGATGGAGGAATAAAGAAAATTGCGGAATTTGAAAAATTAAGATTGAAAAAAGAATTTAAAAATAAACAAGGACGCCTCCACATCGTTTACGATACTGAACATAAAAACGAACACCGTCAAGAAACGAGTGACGATGTAGCGAAAAGATTGACGGAAATGGGATTAGTGAACGAAGCGACAAAGATTGATTTGTTTGCCCATAGTTATGGTGGGCGAAGGTTTTTCCAATTTGCGATGGACTACCCTGATCAAGTGCGAAGCATAACGACAATTGGGACACCGTACGATAAAAATACGATGGGCAAGCTCGGGAATAACGTCTCCATTTTACGCTGGAAATGGGTACAGAAATTAGTTGATAAAGAGCCAACTCAATATAGTGGATATGTAGATCCAAATCCAGAAAATAGACGAGTAGATAAAGGAATCGAACATAGTAATGTTTATACTGATATGACGAGCGAAGCGTTAAGCGAGGAGATGACTTATTTGAAAGCGGCAAATCCAGAAGTGTATCGAAAACTGGAAGAAATGGATATAACCGCAGTGGCAGGATATGATGTCAAAGTCCAGGCTACGAGTCTCCCTACTTATTCTTATACTGGAGGACGAGTAGATGTAGAGCAATCATCAAATGATGGTGCTGTCTCAATACAAAGTCAACAAGCGGAATCGTTAGGAGCGTTAATTGATCAGCGTTTATCATATAAAGTGGATGGAGGAGCGGTTCGCCTTACGAAGCCGCCTCATATTTATGAAATAGAGAATGAGGAGTTTATCGAATTAATTAAAAAAGTAAATAAAAACACAACAAGAGTAAGCAAAGGGGGGTGA
- a CDS encoding DUF7408 domain-containing protein — protein sequence MQKKRVFYIFIIVVCFLIFFPTNLASAENSLIKILVEEGYDGKIKNNKGFPIKITVENDGPDFSGDLVVDYFTDHQTGGAHVVRIEAPKGSKKTYTISLPGLSENYTYLKQNEAGIHLYKGGWRTGEEIKFNGKDKLAPQFINTPALTKGILSEDPDRLRELFGEETFQLNKETLPKESLGLEFFDFLIIDRYPVSQLSEKQQQAIVNWVKNGGNLIVGTSPNMNKTLGHLSKFIPMEMETEQTLHDLSFLKTEQSEQIDFQQLTVTTGAVDNEAIVLKTADSMPVIIQKKIGKGSVVQTTFSLSNEQLSTWKGYESWFKTMVEEIDQKQIKNHPQSPDRYFDPLYKIFAAVNEYFSSQFKISFLVIFLIVYLLIVGPGSYYVLRRFDKREHAWWLIPAFSLVASAALFGIGAKDRLSKPQISQLGVYSVKDNGLNGYMAVSFFSNKGGEYQLANAKDEFISIPKLLDRPFEDQKQFSMLEETGTERMTIFPNVEYWSTRTVYGKAQKQDVGHFEVDLTIEEGALVGTIKNNLPFDFENIYALVGKEKYELGNVIQGGTLHVRERLNQKILSSPTELTYDHFNAINKEKIASVKKESMEYITSEYLLNDARKENLPVIIGYTTDPVNKVQMKGKQGDTTSLSLISQPFLVDDQFEGAFRLESNMFSYEIVVIDGVAPDNYNGTSKGALLENGVYDFVVHLPKQIRVDKTLFKRLEMSFWDQELNYSILNHKTGQFEPITTSRHDITDNVNHYIHEDGELIIRLKKSTIESIHVSMPSIRLEGEGLQ from the coding sequence ATGCAGAAGAAAAGAGTATTTTACATATTTATTATCGTAGTTTGTTTTTTAATTTTTTTTCCTACTAATCTAGCTTCAGCGGAGAACAGCTTAATAAAAATATTAGTTGAAGAGGGTTATGATGGAAAGATTAAAAATAATAAAGGATTTCCGATAAAAATAACAGTGGAAAACGATGGACCTGATTTCAGCGGAGATTTAGTTGTCGACTATTTTACAGATCACCAAACGGGCGGTGCCCACGTAGTTCGGATCGAAGCACCAAAAGGAAGTAAGAAAACGTATACGATCTCACTTCCTGGATTATCTGAAAATTATACATATTTAAAACAAAATGAAGCTGGTATCCATTTATATAAAGGGGGCTGGAGAACTGGCGAGGAAATAAAGTTTAACGGAAAAGACAAATTAGCGCCTCAATTTATAAATACTCCAGCACTTACAAAAGGAATTTTAAGTGAAGATCCAGATAGACTTCGCGAATTATTCGGGGAAGAAACGTTCCAATTAAATAAAGAAACACTACCAAAAGAATCATTAGGCTTGGAATTTTTTGATTTCTTAATTATTGATCGTTATCCAGTCTCACAATTAAGTGAAAAACAGCAGCAAGCGATTGTGAATTGGGTAAAGAACGGTGGGAATTTAATCGTCGGTACATCACCTAACATGAACAAAACATTAGGTCATTTATCGAAATTTATCCCAATGGAAATGGAGACAGAACAAACTCTTCACGATTTATCTTTTTTAAAAACAGAACAAAGTGAGCAAATAGATTTTCAACAATTAACCGTAACAACTGGTGCTGTCGATAACGAAGCAATTGTGTTAAAAACAGCAGACTCAATGCCAGTTATCATTCAGAAAAAAATTGGCAAAGGAAGTGTTGTCCAAACAACATTTTCATTAAGTAACGAACAGTTATCAACGTGGAAAGGGTATGAAAGCTGGTTTAAGACGATGGTAGAGGAAATTGATCAGAAGCAAATAAAAAATCATCCTCAATCACCCGATCGTTATTTTGATCCTCTTTATAAAATTTTTGCTGCAGTGAATGAATATTTTTCTTCTCAATTTAAAATAAGTTTTTTAGTCATCTTTTTAATTGTGTATCTTCTTATCGTTGGACCTGGTTCTTATTATGTTTTAAGAAGGTTTGATAAACGCGAACATGCTTGGTGGCTTATTCCTGCTTTTTCACTAGTCGCTTCAGCTGCACTGTTTGGGATCGGTGCAAAGGATCGGCTTTCAAAACCGCAAATAAGTCAACTGGGTGTATATAGTGTAAAGGATAATGGATTAAATGGGTATATGGCAGTATCATTTTTCTCCAATAAAGGTGGAGAATATCAACTTGCGAACGCAAAAGATGAATTTATCAGCATTCCTAAATTGTTAGATCGGCCTTTTGAAGATCAAAAACAATTTTCAATGCTTGAGGAAACAGGAACAGAACGAATGACAATTTTTCCAAATGTGGAATATTGGTCAACGCGAACCGTATATGGAAAAGCACAAAAGCAAGATGTTGGTCATTTTGAAGTTGACCTCACTATAGAGGAAGGAGCTTTAGTTGGAACGATTAAGAACAATTTACCTTTTGATTTTGAAAATATATACGCTCTTGTTGGTAAGGAGAAATATGAGCTTGGCAATGTTATTCAGGGAGGAACATTACATGTGCGTGAGCGACTGAATCAGAAAATATTATCGTCTCCGACTGAACTTACTTACGATCATTTCAATGCGATAAATAAGGAAAAAATCGCTTCCGTCAAAAAGGAAAGCATGGAGTACATTACATCAGAATATTTATTAAACGATGCCCGCAAGGAAAATTTGCCAGTTATAATTGGTTATACAACTGACCCAGTTAATAAAGTGCAGATGAAAGGTAAACAAGGAGATACAACATCCCTATCGTTAATTTCACAGCCATTTTTAGTTGATGATCAATTTGAAGGAGCGTTCAGGTTAGAATCAAACATGTTTAGTTATGAAATAGTCGTTATCGATGGGGTAGCGCCTGATAACTATAATGGTACTTCAAAGGGGGCTCTACTTGAAAACGGAGTATACGACTTTGTTGTACATCTTCCGAAACAAATTAGAGTAGACAAAACATTATTTAAAAGACTGGAAATGAGTTTTTGGGATCAAGAGCTTAATTATTCGATTTTAAATCATAAAACGGGTCAATTTGAACCAATTACTACTTCCCGTCACGATATTACGGACAATGTTAACCATTATATACATGAAGATGGCGAGCTAATTATTAGACTGAAAAAATCAACAATAGAAAGTATCCATGTTTCAATGCCAAGTATTAGATTGGAAGGGGAGGGACTGCAATGA
- a CDS encoding ABC transporter ATP-binding protein, with amino-acid sequence MIKVINLTKRYGNFTALDRLNLQIDKGTVFGFVGQNGAGKSTTFSILATLLSPTSGTAFINGYNISIEPEQVRKQIGYMPDFFGVYDQLKAYEYLDFYGASYGITVKERNGLIPQLLELVNLSHKRDAYVDLLSRGMKQRLCLARSLIHDPEVLILDEPASGLDPKARMEMREILKELKEMGKTILISSHILKELAETCDVLGIIDEGKLITKGTVAEIQQRLKGEAVIVVKVNGDRAEAIAFFEDDHHVSKVIVHEEESSFELLYRGDKEEQALLLQRALKQNIPVISFSEVETNLEDVFMEMMKGVEQT; translated from the coding sequence ATGATTAAGGTCATCAATTTAACGAAGCGATATGGCAATTTTACAGCACTTGATCGTTTAAATCTCCAAATAGATAAAGGAACAGTCTTTGGATTTGTAGGACAAAACGGAGCGGGAAAATCGACAACATTTTCAATTTTGGCGACTTTATTATCACCGACATCAGGAACAGCATTTATTAACGGATATAATATTTCTATCGAACCAGAGCAAGTACGAAAACAAATCGGCTATATGCCTGATTTCTTCGGTGTATATGACCAGCTAAAGGCATATGAATATTTAGACTTTTATGGTGCTAGTTATGGAATAACTGTAAAAGAACGGAATGGATTAATCCCCCAATTGTTAGAATTAGTTAACTTGTCTCATAAACGAGACGCTTATGTTGATCTTCTTTCAAGAGGGATGAAACAGCGCTTATGTTTAGCTCGTTCTCTTATACATGACCCTGAAGTACTTATCCTTGATGAACCGGCATCTGGCTTAGATCCGAAGGCTCGGATGGAGATGAGGGAGATTTTAAAAGAATTAAAAGAAATGGGAAAGACAATACTCATCTCCTCTCATATTCTCAAAGAATTAGCGGAAACGTGCGATGTTCTCGGGATTATTGATGAAGGTAAGCTTATTACAAAAGGAACGGTTGCCGAAATTCAACAAAGGTTAAAAGGAGAAGCAGTGATTGTTGTAAAAGTTAATGGCGATCGTGCGGAAGCGATAGCTTTTTTTGAAGACGATCATCACGTTTCCAAAGTAATCGTTCACGAAGAAGAATCGAGCTTTGAGTTATTATATCGAGGAGATAAAGAAGAACAAGCTTTATTATTACAGCGAGCCCTAAAACAGAATATTCCAGTTATTAGTTTTTCTGAAGTAGAAACAAATCTCGAAGATGTGTTTATGGAAATGATGAAAGGAGTGGAACAAACATGA